A single region of the Kwoniella botswanensis chromosome 1, complete sequence genome encodes:
- a CDS encoding protein SEY1: MNQTPQIASDLLSDPPPELQRILDDPRTTDEARQAVKEVSVVSPPPTHNGLVATQKEKEQTSDGVNNAGEGRLQIVNEHQEFTKELSPYLSQWGLLDKGFAYDVVSVFGSQSTGKSTLLNRLFGTSFDVMDESRRQQTTKGIWMCPSVYGNTLVMDVEGTDGRERGEDQDFERKSALFSLASTEVLIVNLWEHQIGLYNGANMGLLKTVFEVNLGLFGGGGDSSKPKPQEKTMILFVIRDHVGSTPVSNLTATLTQDMEKIWASLSKPQHLAEATLSSYFDLSFATLPHKVLMPEKFEEEVLELRKRFTDRSRSDYVFQPSYHKRIPADGVGFYMEGIWQQVLTNKDLDLPTQQELLAQFRCDEISASATETFLASFKVVRKPIEAGQVVEGLDVLMKDWLDTALGKFDRDASRYHAGVYQRKRLDLLSSLHSNLSSLFLGQLKNLHKIELNNFTKNLSKGTKEVNYDFAKIVTQAQQQAKQNFLTSAKEVVVDGTDWEYTSELELLEDDLKNIADRYRKDETKKMVNAIERNVKRQLLEPVEVALSQPSPKMWDTVLTTYKEVSEDAEGSYLSKAKSYNCSEEENEAALASLRARTWLSLRRKLEEQTSDATILATLRTTFEERFRYDEAGVPRVWKPEDDIESAFTKAKEETLKLLPIFSQITPTTSSLLPALPSPEVTFDIESDPIPFDPSTAFVLLSPTKLLSLETRFKREADAAYVEAKRSMVSSVAQVPLWMYGILVVLGWNEAMAVLFNPLYFAMLLVLGASAYIILQLGLAGPLLQVTRTILNEIKRIATDKLREAFKEVPEAQRMLNTPYLANANNTSADGLRSEEREKGDLLKEKFVEK, encoded by the exons ATGAATCAAACACCCCAAATAGCATCTGACCTCCTATCCGACCCACCTCCAGAACTACAGCGGATACTGGACGACCCCCGCACCACCGACGAAGCTCGTCAAGCCGTTAAAGAAGTATCGGTGGTATCGCCCCCACCGACACACAATGGGTTGGTAGCCACgcagaaagaaaaggaacaGACCTCTGACGGAGTCAATAATGCTGGAGAAGGGAGATTGCAGATTGTTAACGAACATCAGGAATTTAC CAAAGAGTTATCCCCTTACTTGTCTCAATGGGGATTACTCGATAAGGGATTCGCCTACGATGTAGTATCCGTATTCGGATCTCAATCAACAGGTAAATCAACTTTACTCAACAGACTGTTCGGAACGAGTTTcgatgtgatggatgaatcGAGACGACAACAGACTACCAAAGGGATATGGATGTGTCCCTCGGTGTATGGGAATACCCTCGTGATGGATGTGGAAGGAACGGATGGGAGGGAAAggggagaagatcaggattTCGAGAGGAAATCGGCTTTGTTCAGTTTGGCTAGTACCGAGGTGTTGATCGTTAATTTATG GGAACATCAAATTGGTTTATACAATGGAGCCAACATGGGTCTTCTGAAGACGGTATTTGAAGTGAACTTGGGTTTGtttggaggaggtggtgataGCTCAAAACCAAA ACCGCAAGAGAAAACGAtgatcctcttcgtcataaGGGATCATGTTGGTTCAACACCTGTCAGCAATCTGACGGCGACTTTGACTCAGGATATGGAGAAGATCTGGGCTAGCTTGTCAAAG CCACAACACCTCGCGGAGGCAACCCTCTCATCCTATTTCGACCTATCATTCGCAACGCTGCCCCACAAAGTCCTCATGCCCGAGaaattcgaagaagaagttcTAGAGCTTCGTAAACGATTCACTGACCGTTCGAGGTCCGATTATGTATTCCAACCTAGTTATCATAAGAGGATCCCGGCGGATGGTGTGGGCTTTTATATGGAGGGTATTTGG CAACAAGTCCTCACCAACAAagatcttgatctccctaCTCAACAAGAGCTACTAGCTCAGTTCAGATGCGAcgaaatatcagcttctgcgACGGAGACTTTCTTAGCCAGCTTCAAAGTGGTCAGAAAACCTATAGAAGCCGGTCAAGTCGTAGAAGGCTTAGATGTATTGATGAAAGACTGGCTGGATACTGCTTTAG GCAAATTCGATAGGGACGCATCAAGGTATCATGCCGGAGTATATCAGCGTAAACGACTTGATCTCTTATCATCATTACACTCGAACTTATCTTCCTTGTTCCTTGGACAATTGAAAAATTTACATAAGATTGAATTGAACAATTTCACCAAGAACCTATCAAAGGGAACGAAGGAAGTGAATTATGATTTTGCAAAGATTGTTACCCAAGCGCAGCAACAGGCTAAGCAGAATTTCTTGACGAGTGCCAAAGAGGTGGTTGTAGATGGGACTGATTGGGAATATACGAGTGAATTGGAActtttggaagatgatttgaaaaATATTGCGGATAGGTATAGGAAGGatgagacgaagaagatggttaATGcaatcgag CGAAATGTCAAGAGACAATTGCTTGAACCTGTTGAAGTTGCCTTATCTCAACCCTCACCTAAGATGTGGGATACTGTCTTGACGACGTACAAGGAAGTcagtgaagatgctgagggATCGTATCTTTCCAAAGCAAAGA GTTACAACTgctctgaagaagagaacgaagCTGCACTTGCATCGTTACGAGCAAGAACGTGGTTATCGCTCAGAAGGAAGTTGGAGGAACAGACTTCCGATGCTACTATATTGGCGACTTTACGAACGACCTTTGAAGAGAGGTTCAGGTATGATGAGGCTGGTGTACCTAGAGTGTGgaaacctgaagatgatatcgaaagtGCATTCACAAAGGCaaaagaggag ACACTCAAGTTGTTACCAATCTTCTCCCAAATTACACCTACCACTTCATCCCTCCTTCCTGCTCTACCATCTCCAGAAGTCACATTCGACATCGAATCAGATCCCATACCATTCGACCCATCGACCGCATTCGTCCTTCTATCACCAACGAAATTGTTATCGCTGGAAACTCGATTCAAGCGAGAAGCTGATGCTGCGTATGTGGAAGCGAAACGATCGATGGTATCTTCTGTCGCACAAGTACCGCTTTGGATGTATGGTATCTTAGTGGTGCTTGGGTGGAACGAAGCTATGGCCGTGCTGTTCAATCCATTGTATTTCGCTATGCTCTTGGTTTTAGGTGCTTCAGC CTACATAATCCTCCAGCTAGGTCTTGCCGGACCATTACTCCAAGTTACCCGAACAATCCTCAACGAAATCAAGCGAATAGCCACTGATAAATTGAGAGAGGCGTTCAAAGAAGTCCCTGAAGCTCAGAGGATGTTGAATACTCCTTATCTTGCTAATGCTAACAACACTTCGGCAGATGGATTAAGGAgtgaagagagggaaaaggggGACTTGTTAAAAGAGAAATTCGTGGAGAAGTGA
- a CDS encoding calcium-transporting P-type ATPase, PMR1-type — protein MSLPPPGGGASASSYGIPGRNASNTISRGSASYGNIGLGYSNSSNEYDPTLGGLVDEPGKIDNGGTGTVTNNGGYAYSTTLRRQASVTDGFPPFHHSPRIPTTSLRRDSSSHVHAASPYRSQHNFPLTNGGLDYREPIDQEEEGFIGRLVGVGKRIMGKKDYEQLKLEEEDRRIQTERRQRETPSAIFAHKTIDETIQQLSTHPTQGLPSSSLSALLARYGPNEFELPPADPLFLKFAKQVYENPLILLLLGSSVVSALMGNYDDAACVVVAVGIVLTVGFVQEQRSEKSLEALNKLVPHYCHLIRNGHPLTPLANALVPGDLVTFSVGDRIPADIRLITAVSLEIDESALTGETRPARKNTDICERGEGEDTHGEGGGKALGERHCMAFMGTLVRSGHGSGIVVGTGKDTEFGVIFSMMQDVEEKRTPLQLDMDDLAKRLSLFSFGVIGVIFLIGVLQNRDWLEMFTIGVSLAVAAIPEGLPIVTTVTLALGVLRMSKRKAIVKKLPSVEALGSVSVICSDKTGTLTKNEMTVTHMYAVDDLVDLSPLLNVTSPFGPKRPDQPELARSQALKKTALVGSICNNAFKNEQGINVGQATEVALLNVLPVIGVDDQRRNFTRKSEIPFSSETKIMSVTGSLNGGSDMIYLKGAVEQVLSKCRYFYVTDSSTPSLDSSTQKTILDRANEVSARGLRVIAMAYGFPKGEGNDLIFVGFQAMMDPPRKGVSHAVSALHNAGVQVVMITGDAEPTALAIAKQLGLKVNPSSTSGSPINPLAGASSCMLGTQVDQLTERELIERVPSISVYARTTPRHKMAIVKAWQMRGAVVAMTGDGVNDSPALKMADIGISMGKSGTDVAKEAADVILVDDDFSSILPAVEEGKSIFYNIQNFLSFQLSTAVAALSLITLSTFFKLANPLNAMQILFINILMDGPPAQALGVDPVDKEIMRRPPRKKGDHVLSKRLIGRVAFSATMIVLGTLYIYLREISDGSMSKRDQTMTFTGFVFLDLVSALQNRGLTCTIFKNKMLFLTISISFFVQLLLIYLPILQHIFQTEALSLRDLFTLLGLGVTSASLHEVRRWYERKGVERELIAEGGGGRLV, from the exons ATgtcccttccaccacccGGAGGAGGTGCATCGGCCTCATCGTATGGTATTCCAGGTAGGAATGCGTCTAATACCATATCGAGAGGTTCTGCTTCATATGGTAATATCGGATTGGGTTATTCCAACAGTAGTAACGAGTATGATCCTACGTTAGGTGGATTGGTGGATGAACCTGGTAAGATTGATAATGGTGGGACTGGGACAGTAACGAATAACGGTGGATATGCATATTCGACCACTCTCAGAAGACAAGCTTCAGTCACCGATGGATTCCCTCCATTCCATCATTCACCTAGAATACCTACTACCTCCCTCAGACGGGATTCTTCATCCCACGTCCATGCTGCTTCGCCTTATAGGTCCCAGCATAACTTCCCTTTGACaaatggtggattggattACCGAGAACCTAtagatcaagaggaagaagggtttATAGGTAGATTAGTTGGAGTAGGAAAGAGGAttatgggaaagaaggattatGAACAATTGAagctggaggaagaagataggagaaTACAGACGGAGAGAAGACAGAGGGAAACTCCAAGTGCGATATTCGCTCATAAGACtattgat GAAACCATTCAACAACTATCCACTCATCCTACTCAAGGtttaccttcatcatcactctcagCCCTCTTAGCTCGATACGGTCCCAACGAATTCGAGCTCCCGCCCGCTGACCCACTCTTCCTCAAGTTCGCCAAACAAGTGTACGAGAACCCCCTGATATTGCTCTTACTTGGTAGTAGCGTAGTTAGTGCATTGATGGGGAATTATGATGATGCAGCTTGTGTGGTGGTTGCCGTGGGGATTGTGTTGACTG TCGGCTTCGTGCAAGAGCAGCGATCTGAGAAATCTCTAGAAGCTTTAAACAAG CTCGTACCTCATTATTGTCATCTTATACG GAATGGCCATCCCCTCACTCCCTTAGCCAACGCACTCGTTCCAGGAGATCTGGTCACTTTCTCAGTTGGAGATCGTATACCTGCCGATATCAGGTTGATCACTGCTGTATCATTAGAAATAGAcgaatcagctttgaccGGAGAGACTAGACCAGCGAGGAAGAACACCGATATATGTGAGAGGggcgaaggtgaagatacgcatggtgaaggtggtgggaAAGCTTTGGGAGAAAGACATTGCATGGCTTTCATGGGTACACTTGTCAGGAGTG GCCACGGATCAGGTATAGTAGTTGGTACAGGCAAAGATACTGAATTTGGAGTTATATTCTCCATGATGCAAGat GTCGAGGAGAAACGAACGCCATTACAACTGGATATGGACGACCTGGCCAAACGActctcactcttctcctttggTGTGATCGGAgtgatcttcctcatcggTGTACTGCAGAATAGAGATTGGTTGGAAATGTTCACGATAGGAG TGTCACTCGCTGTCGCTGCAATCCCCGAGGGTCTACCCATTGTCACTACCGTTACTCTCGCTCTGGGTGTCTTAAGGATGTCTAAACGGAAAGCTATCGTCAAAAAACTACCTAGTGTAGAGGCTTTGGGTAGTGTCAGTGTGATCTGCTCTGATAAGACCG GTACACTCACCAAAAACGAAATGACCGTCACGCACATGTACGCTGTCGATGATCTGGTAGATCTCTCACCATTGTTGAACGTCACTTCGCCTTTTGGACCCAAACGTCCCGATCAGCCTGAACTTGCTCGATCTCAAGCATTGAAGAAGACCGCTTTGGTTGGAAGTATATGCAATAACGCTTTCAAGAATGAACAAGGTATCAACGTCGGCCAAGCTACCGAAGTGGCTCTGCTCAACGTGTTGCCGGTGATAGGagttgatgatcaaagaaGG AACTTCACCCGCAAATCTGAAATACCTTTCAGCTCCGAAACGAAAATCATGAGTGTCACTGGCTCACTCAACGGCGGCTCCGATATGATCTACCTCAAAGGAGCGGTCGAGCAAGTCCTCTCGAAATGTCGATATTTCTACGTTACCGATTCCTCTACGCCTTCCTTGGACTCTTCAACGCAGAAGACCATCCTCGACCGAGCCAACGAAGTATCTGCAAGAGGGCTGAGGGTCATAGCTATGGCTTATGGATTCCCCAAGGGCGAAGGGAACGATCTGATCTTTGTTGGGTTTCAAGCTATGATGGATCCACCTCGAAAGGGAGTCTCGCATGCTGTATCTGCCTTGCATAACGCTGGAGTTCAGGTGGTAATGATCACTGGAGATGCTGAACCAACAGCGTTGGCCATAGCCAAACAACTAGGATTGAAAGTCAAcccttcctcaacttctgGAAGTCCCATCAATCCCTTAGCAGGAGCTTCAAGCTGCATGTTAGGAACGCAAGTGGACCAATTGACCGAGAGAGAACTGATCGAGAGAGTTCCATCGATATCGGTCTACGCACGTACGACCCCTCGGCACAAGATGGCTATCGTCAAGGCATGGCAGATGCGAGGAGCGGTGGTAGCCATGACGGGGGATGGGGTCAACGATTCACCAGCACTGAAAATGGCTGATATCGGTATATCAATGGGTAAATCGGGAACGGACGTGGCGAAAGAAGCTGCCGATGTCatattggtagatgatgatttttCATCTATCCTACCAGCGgtcgaagaagggaaatcGATCTTTTACAATATTCAAaatttcctttctttccaaCTCTCAACCGCCGTCGCTGCGTTGAGTTTAATTACATTATCGACATTTTTCAAATTGGCAAATCCACTGAACGCCATGCAAATCCTTTTCATCAATATTCTAATGGATGGACCACCCGCCCAAGCCCTCGGTGTAGATCCGGTAGATAAAGAGATTATGAGACGAccaccaagaaagaagggagatcATGTTTTGTCGAAGAGGTTAATTGGAAGAGTAGCATTCAGCGCGACGATGATTGTACTAGGGACGCTGTATATCTATCTGAGGGAGATCAGTGATGGAAGCATGAGTAAGAGGGATCAGActatg ACATTCACAGGATTCGTCTTCCTCGATTTAGTATCGGCATTACAAAATCGTGGACTGACATGTACGATCTTCAAGAATAAAATGTTATTTTTAaccatatcgatatctttcttcgtccAGTTGTTATTAATTTATTTACCGATCTTACAACATATTTTCCAAACTGAAGCTTTATCCCTGAGGGATTTGTTTACGTTGTTAGGGTTGGGAGTGACCAGTGCTAGTTTACATGAAGTAAGGAGATGGTATGAGCGTAAAGGGGTGGAAAGGGAGTTGATCGctgaaggtggaggagggaggcTGGTATGA
- a CDS encoding homoserine O-acetyltransferase gives MSASSSSSTNPYAGLISQNITTVPSFTLESGVRLTDVPVAYKTWGKLNENGDNCLVICHALTGSADVEDWWGPLLGPDRAFDPTRFFIFCANVIGSPYGTISSVTTNPETGKPFGPEMPGSSVKDDVRLHYIILKSLGVQSVAAVIGGSMGGMTCLEWPLNSPPGFVKAIVPLATSARHSAWCISWGEAQRQSIYSDPDYKDGYYFEQDNSTVDLTKQPTRGLAAARMAALLTYRSRDSFESRFGRRSGNNATNKSKVPKGGVRIMGGKKTTDPSSPSDSDVKLHNEETPREIAWREHNDGHRSSSNLGSRRNSDSGKSSTSTSNGMQTPELEKSLVLGENDKIGQGVALGSAAALSAQQQDGKVGGNGTGAGGDKQPKIFSAQSYLRYQGDKFTGRFDANCYIHITRKLDTHDLSQPSTDSSLGSLSSKLPPHSSEGEPPSDIELEKLLSDALSLEPPALVIGIESDGLFTTSEQKEIAAYIPDAELVLIPSPDGHDGFLLEFEAINGWIDGFLKRKMPNFFQDRVIPLEEYGKAKNEDGFGVKKESVFGEAEADVTRW, from the exons ATGtcagcatcatcttcttcttctaccaatCCCTACGCCGGATTGATATCACAGAATATCACCACCGTCCCTTCCTTCACACTCGAGTCTGGAGTCAGACTCACCGACGTACCTGTTGCGTACAAAACATGGGGCAagttgaatgagaatggagataaTTGTTTGGTCATCTGTCATGCTTTGACGGGTAGTGCGGATGTCGAAGATTG GTGGGGTCCTCTCCTCGGTCCAGATAGAGCTTTCGACCCTACCAGatttttcatcttctgcGCCAACGTCATTGGGTCCCCATACGGGACCATATCAAGTGTGACGACTAACCCGGAAACGGGTAAACCATTCGGTCCTGAGATGCCTGGAAGTAGTGTCAAGGATGATGTTAG ACTCCATTATATCATTCTGAAATCACTCGGCGTCCAATCAGTCGCAGCGGTTATAGGAGGATCCATGGGAGGAATGACATGTCTTGAATGGCCTCTAAATTCACCACCGGGATTCGTCAAAGCGATCGTACCGCTCGCTACCTCCGCCAGACATTCCGCATGGTGTATATCATGGGGTGAAGCTCAACGACAATCCATCTATTCTGATCCAGATTATAAAGATGGCTATTACTTTGAACAAGACAACTCTACTGTTGACTTGACTAAACAGCCTACAAGGGGATTGGCAGCAGCTCGGATGGCCGCGTTGTTAACTTATAGAAGTAGGGATTCGTTCGAATCTCGATTCGGTAGGAGATCAGGTAACAATGCTACCAACAAGTCGAAAGTCCCCAAAGGCGGTGTGAGGATCATGGGAGGAAAGAAAACTAcggatccttcttcaccttctgattCCGATGTGAAATTACACAATGAGGAGACTCCAAGGGAAATAGCATGGAGAGAACATAATGATGGACATAGATCGAGCTCGAATTTGGGTTCGAGGAGGAATTCAGATTCGGGTAAATCATCTACGTCTACGTCTAATGGTATGCAGACTCCGGAGTTGGAGAAGAGCTTGGTATTGGGAGAAAACGATAAAATTGGTCAAGGTGTTGCGTTAGGTTCGGCCGCCGCGTTAAGTGCTCAACAGCAGGATGGTAAAGTGGGTGGTAATGGAACGGGTGCAGGAGGGGATAAACAACCAAAGATATTTAGTGCGCAGAGTTATCTGAGGTATCAAGGTGATAAG TTTACTGGCCGATTCGATGCCAACTGTTATATCCACATTACCCGTAAACTCGATACCCACGACTTATCTCAACCATCCACAGACTCTTCTCTCGGATCACTTTCATCGAAATTACCACCTCACTCATCAGAGGGCGAACCACCCAGTGATATCGAATTGGAGAAACTCTTATCCGATGCACTATCGCTCGAACCTCCCGCTCTGGTGATTGGTATTGAGTCAGATGGTTTGTTCACCACCAGCgaacagaaggagatcgCTGCTTACATCCCTGATGCTGAATTGGTTTTGATCCCTAGTCCAGATGGACATGATGGCTTCTTATTGGAGTTCGAAGCTATAAATGGATGGATCGATGGTTTCTTAAAAAGGAAAATGCCCAATTTCTTCCAAGATCGAGTTATCCCGTTGGAAGAGTACGGTAAGGCTAAAAATGAGGATGGGTTTGGGGTTAAGAAGGAAAGTGTATTTGGGGAGGCGGAGGCGGACGTTACTAGGTGGTAG